In the Natronobacterium texcoconense genome, one interval contains:
- a CDS encoding LLM class flavin-dependent oxidoreductase: MKLSAVDLSPVPDDGTATEAYENTVEAAQQAERLGFERFWVAEHHGMANNIAGTTPEVLLGHLAAETDSIRLGSGAVLLNHYSPFKVAEAFGALDALAPGRIDAGLGRANGSPAADQALGTSRRVQNPDQDHAEKIEAVVNHLYDDFPAGHAYTDLEIARSSAEPPVPWVLGSSPSSAKIAGQLGLRYCFAAFIRPQLATQSFEAYREHFEPSALAGGIDEPEGLVAVNAVCAETDEEAARQRAVAEASFARMRRGVVGTTPSVEEAIDELGGVPEPTPATLEAGEWPRAISGSPATLAGLLEQLADRVGVNEVMIQHVLADHDDALRSHELLAEGVDLSSA; this comes from the coding sequence ATGAAACTCTCTGCTGTCGACCTCTCTCCGGTTCCCGACGACGGCACTGCGACGGAAGCGTACGAAAACACAGTCGAAGCCGCTCAACAGGCCGAACGCCTCGGATTCGAACGGTTCTGGGTGGCCGAACACCACGGCATGGCGAACAACATCGCGGGCACGACACCCGAAGTGTTGCTCGGGCATCTCGCCGCCGAAACGGACTCGATCCGGCTCGGATCGGGAGCCGTGTTGCTCAACCACTACAGCCCGTTCAAGGTCGCCGAAGCGTTCGGCGCGCTCGACGCGCTCGCGCCGGGTCGCATCGACGCGGGCCTCGGACGAGCGAACGGCTCGCCGGCCGCGGATCAGGCCCTCGGAACGTCCCGTCGCGTCCAGAACCCCGACCAGGACCACGCCGAGAAGATCGAAGCCGTCGTCAACCACCTCTACGACGACTTTCCGGCTGGACACGCCTACACCGACCTCGAGATCGCACGCTCGAGCGCGGAGCCACCCGTACCGTGGGTACTGGGCTCGAGCCCCTCGAGTGCGAAGATTGCGGGACAGCTCGGTCTTCGCTACTGTTTTGCAGCGTTCATCCGCCCACAGTTGGCCACACAGTCGTTCGAGGCGTACCGCGAGCACTTCGAGCCGTCGGCCCTCGCCGGTGGCATCGACGAACCGGAGGGACTGGTCGCGGTAAACGCCGTCTGCGCCGAAACCGACGAGGAGGCGGCACGCCAGCGTGCGGTCGCCGAGGCGTCGTTCGCGCGGATGCGGCGTGGCGTCGTCGGAACGACGCCCTCGGTCGAGGAGGCCATCGACGAACTCGGTGGTGTCCCGGAACCGACGCCGGCCACGCTCGAGGCCGGCGAGTGGCCGCGGGCGATTTCCGGAAGCCCCGCAACCCTCGCTGGCCTGCTCGAGCAACTCGCCGATCGCGTCGGCGTGAACGAGGTGATGATCCAGCACGTACTCGCCGACCACGACGACGCGCTTCGATCCCACGAACTGCTGGCCGAGGGCGTCGACCTCTCCTCAGCATAA
- a CDS encoding MATE family efflux transporter, translated as MVEQFLRTLMRTTDVAVTGLFSPAAVAAVGLADLYARLPLRIGLGLGSGVIALSSQDTGSGATANRDEAITQAILLGAVAGIPFIVFGYFLGQWAIAIIGPELTPESEVAQMGGIYLAIIFATTPARHVALVAARSIQGAGDTRTPMYVNGVSNALNVVGTVVLGLGLGPFPYLHIVGVGIATAVGNVFSALALVAAIYGSWTPAGFVRPTQWTITRQLLAISAPRIAEGLVTTVLEFPFNSILLYFGTDVNAAYQIGRRVYQQITSPLSRGYRTGTSIVVGQTLGEGDPARARYNGWAAAALGVLTVGSLGVVLFFGAEWFVDLFTDDPETRFYAAGFAAAYALAAPVTVLYVVLAGALTSGSDTKTPFIARITGMFFGMLGVSYVGGIVLGYGVPAIYASIIVYYLWATVYVTVGFYRGAWIERTQSMMDERGSTTGED; from the coding sequence ATGGTCGAGCAGTTCCTCCGGACGCTGATGCGGACGACCGACGTCGCCGTCACCGGTCTGTTCTCTCCTGCGGCGGTGGCAGCCGTCGGACTCGCGGACCTCTACGCGCGACTCCCGCTGCGGATCGGCCTCGGCCTCGGCAGCGGCGTCATCGCGCTCTCGAGTCAGGACACTGGCAGCGGTGCGACGGCAAACCGGGACGAGGCGATCACGCAGGCGATACTGCTCGGTGCCGTCGCCGGCATCCCCTTCATCGTTTTCGGGTATTTCCTCGGACAGTGGGCTATCGCCATCATCGGGCCGGAGCTCACTCCCGAGTCGGAAGTCGCCCAGATGGGTGGGATCTATCTCGCGATCATCTTTGCGACGACGCCCGCACGCCACGTCGCGCTCGTGGCTGCACGGTCGATTCAGGGTGCCGGCGACACCCGCACCCCGATGTACGTCAACGGCGTCTCGAACGCGCTCAACGTCGTCGGAACGGTCGTTCTGGGGCTCGGGCTCGGCCCCTTCCCCTACCTGCACATCGTCGGCGTCGGCATCGCGACCGCCGTCGGCAACGTCTTCTCCGCGCTCGCGCTCGTCGCAGCGATATACGGCTCGTGGACGCCAGCCGGCTTCGTCCGGCCAACCCAGTGGACGATCACCCGGCAACTGCTCGCGATCAGCGCCCCACGGATCGCCGAGGGCCTGGTGACGACCGTCCTCGAGTTCCCGTTCAACTCGATCCTGCTGTACTTCGGGACGGACGTCAACGCCGCCTACCAGATCGGCAGACGCGTCTACCAGCAGATCACGTCGCCGCTGTCGCGGGGGTACCGGACGGGGACGAGCATCGTCGTCGGCCAGACGCTCGGCGAGGGCGATCCCGCCAGAGCACGGTACAACGGCTGGGCGGCCGCGGCGCTCGGCGTTTTGACGGTCGGCTCGCTCGGCGTCGTTCTCTTCTTCGGTGCCGAGTGGTTCGTCGACCTCTTCACCGACGATCCGGAGACGCGGTTCTACGCGGCCGGCTTCGCTGCGGCCTACGCGCTCGCCGCGCCGGTGACCGTGCTCTACGTCGTCCTCGCGGGTGCGCTCACGAGCGGCAGTGATACGAAGACGCCGTTTATCGCCAGAATCACAGGGATGTTCTTCGGAATGCTCGGCGTCTCCTACGTCGGCGGAATCGTCCTCGGCTACGGCGTCCCAGCTATCTACGCCTCGATTATCGTCTACTACCTGTGGGCGACGGTCTACGTCACCGTCGGCTTCTATCGTGGCGCCTGGATCGAGCGCACGCAGTCGATGATGGACGAACGCGGGAGTACGACGGGCGAGGACTGA
- a CDS encoding saccharopine dehydrogenase family protein, translated as MDSLLIYGSYGYTGSRIAAEAVSRGWSPIVAGRDREKVTRQANTLGVDGRAFDLAEHAGDGARSALTDHLEDAGAVLNCAGPFVDTAEPLVEACLETGTDYLDVTGEFSVFERLRQRDHLARDADVTVLPGVGFDVVPTDCLAAFLAELLPGADRLTLGIKSRSSLSRGTARTVLEGLGDGNVIRRNGRLLKIPLAFRTRKIDFGDGPEHAVTVPFGDVVTAAYSTGIGSVEVYTAAPPWATTAMSALDSLGPLIATEPVKRTLEQAIDAVADGPDDRELATDSAVVWGEVEDGAGRHAQARLETPNPYALTVETALAASERVLEGAVDDGFQTPATAFGSDFVLEFDGTRREVLEAPDLEDSERTHSRIPSDD; from the coding sequence ATGGACTCCCTGCTCATCTACGGCTCGTACGGCTACACTGGAAGCCGGATCGCCGCGGAAGCCGTCTCTCGGGGCTGGTCGCCGATCGTCGCCGGCCGCGACCGGGAGAAAGTCACTCGCCAGGCCAACACGCTCGGAGTCGACGGACGGGCGTTCGACCTGGCCGAACACGCAGGGGATGGGGCGCGGTCGGCTCTCACCGACCATCTCGAGGACGCTGGGGCCGTCCTCAACTGCGCGGGACCGTTCGTCGACACCGCAGAACCGCTGGTCGAGGCCTGTCTCGAGACGGGAACGGACTACCTCGACGTCACCGGCGAGTTCTCGGTGTTCGAACGGCTTCGCCAGCGGGATCACCTCGCGCGCGACGCCGACGTGACGGTGTTGCCCGGCGTCGGATTCGACGTCGTCCCGACGGACTGTCTGGCGGCGTTTCTCGCCGAACTGCTCCCGGGAGCCGACCGGCTCACGCTCGGAATCAAGAGCCGGAGTTCGCTCTCGCGGGGCACTGCACGCACTGTCCTCGAGGGGCTAGGCGACGGCAACGTAATCCGTCGGAACGGACGACTCCTGAAGATTCCACTGGCCTTTCGAACCCGAAAGATCGACTTCGGGGACGGTCCCGAACACGCCGTCACGGTCCCCTTCGGTGACGTCGTCACCGCGGCCTACAGTACTGGGATCGGATCGGTCGAGGTCTACACCGCCGCGCCCCCGTGGGCGACGACGGCGATGTCGGCCCTCGATTCGCTCGGCCCACTGATCGCGACGGAACCGGTGAAACGCACACTCGAGCAAGCGATAGACGCAGTTGCCGACGGGCCGGACGACCGAGAACTGGCGACCGACTCGGCTGTCGTCTGGGGCGAGGTCGAAGACGGTGCCGGCCGGCACGCACAGGCACGTCTCGAGACGCCGAATCCGTACGCCCTGACGGTCGAAACGGCACTCGCCGCGAGCGAGCGCGTGCTCGAGGGAGCCGTCGACGACGGGTTCCAGACCCCAGCGACCGCGTTCGGCAGCGACTTCGTCCTCGAGTTCGACGGAACTCGTCGCGAGGTGCTCGAGGCGCCGGACCTCGAGGATTCAGAGCGAACGCACTCGCGGATTCCGTCGGATGACTGA
- a CDS encoding Rieske (2Fe-2S) protein, which translates to METEPRIATLERVPAESTFLFRVRNGDDEVREAILVRAGEDVACWLNYCQHFTHIKLDKGSGAAMRNGELVCENHGAYFEADSGICTYGPCEGATLPELEVTVDDGDVYLTDDAYEFVDTGPIEDDGDLTSTSNVEF; encoded by the coding sequence ATGGAGACCGAGCCACGGATCGCGACGCTCGAGCGGGTGCCGGCGGAGTCGACGTTCCTGTTTCGGGTTCGAAACGGGGACGACGAGGTGCGGGAGGCGATTCTCGTTCGTGCGGGCGAGGACGTCGCCTGCTGGCTCAACTACTGCCAGCATTTCACCCACATCAAACTCGACAAAGGATCGGGCGCGGCGATGCGAAACGGGGAACTCGTCTGTGAGAACCACGGCGCGTACTTCGAGGCCGACTCCGGGATCTGTACGTACGGCCCCTGCGAGGGCGCGACGCTGCCCGAACTCGAGGTGACCGTCGACGACGGTGACGTCTACCTGACCGACGACGCCTACGAGTTCGTCGACACCGGACCGATCGAAGACGACGGCGATCTGACCTCGACGTCGAACGTCGAGTTCTAG
- a CDS encoding metallophosphoesterase, with protein sequence MADDADGRVYYVISDLHIGGDEQLAAVDFLEELIAFLERLETTDEDVELLVNGDAFGLWEFTEVDGLAKFDVLTERYPELFEQLRATGESVPITMLPGNHDHELAAYDEYVDRLAEYNVDLVQAESITRPVGDREIHFEHGHQQDPNNRFEDFGNQRETPLGYYYNTLVTSRAGRLSERGRYNWLKDVQAVTPTERVPRWLLSKYFYREMNPLLRYAVLPFLLLFNVSVVLAVLAGLDVAGIWTMPVETTDAVLDQLGLVGEAVHFLLVANAAIAGILLLTGIPVYFLLRDFGQTVDRFGVLETDLTVDPDEPYEEAARAVFDDRPETAIFCYGHTHRPKVIEVDGRLLVNTGTWLKRLHRRNVVTGVLPPVFYPSYQLCVVRISAETDGVAVEYEEIEKSDPSRMEISRTERLLTLGREPVSSLPDRSVVPDTVSDPPADEN encoded by the coding sequence ATGGCTGACGATGCCGACGGCCGGGTCTACTACGTCATCAGCGACCTCCACATCGGCGGCGACGAGCAACTGGCAGCGGTCGATTTCCTCGAGGAGTTGATCGCGTTTCTCGAGCGACTGGAGACGACTGACGAAGACGTAGAGTTACTCGTCAACGGCGACGCGTTCGGGCTGTGGGAGTTTACGGAAGTCGACGGCCTGGCGAAGTTCGACGTCCTGACCGAGCGCTATCCCGAGTTGTTCGAGCAGTTGCGTGCGACCGGTGAGTCGGTTCCGATCACGATGTTGCCCGGCAATCACGATCACGAACTCGCTGCGTACGACGAGTACGTCGACCGTCTCGCCGAGTACAACGTCGACCTCGTCCAGGCCGAGTCGATCACCCGTCCGGTCGGCGACCGGGAGATACACTTCGAACACGGCCACCAGCAGGATCCGAACAACCGATTCGAGGACTTCGGCAACCAGCGCGAGACGCCACTCGGTTACTACTACAACACGCTCGTAACGAGTCGAGCAGGTCGGCTCTCCGAACGAGGGCGGTACAACTGGTTGAAAGACGTCCAGGCAGTCACGCCGACGGAGCGAGTCCCACGCTGGCTCCTCTCGAAGTACTTCTATCGTGAGATGAATCCGCTCTTGCGGTACGCCGTACTCCCGTTTCTGCTGCTGTTCAACGTCAGTGTCGTCCTCGCAGTGCTGGCGGGGCTGGACGTCGCCGGTATCTGGACGATGCCAGTCGAGACGACGGATGCGGTTCTCGATCAGTTGGGTCTCGTGGGTGAGGCGGTTCACTTCCTGCTGGTCGCTAACGCGGCGATCGCTGGTATCCTTCTCCTTACGGGCATTCCCGTCTACTTCCTGCTGCGGGATTTCGGGCAGACCGTCGACCGATTCGGTGTCCTCGAGACCGACCTCACAGTCGATCCGGACGAACCCTACGAGGAGGCTGCTCGAGCGGTGTTCGACGATCGGCCGGAGACGGCGATTTTCTGTTACGGCCATACCCACCGACCGAAGGTGATCGAGGTCGACGGACGGTTGCTCGTCAATACCGGGACGTGGCTGAAACGCCTTCACCGTCGGAACGTCGTCACGGGAGTGCTCCCACCGGTATTTTACCCGTCGTATCAGCTGTGTGTCGTCAGAATTAGCGCCGAGACGGACGGGGTGGCAGTCGAGTACGAGGAGATCGAAAAGTCAGATCCAAGCAGGATGGAAATCAGTCGTACCGAACGGCTGCTCACGCTGGGCCGGGAACCCGTTTCGAGTCTCCCCGATCGCTCGGTCGTCCCCGACACGGTGTCGGACCCGCCGGCCGACGAGAACTGA
- a CDS encoding DUF7344 domain-containing protein, translating to MTATSNSEFDRSEFVLAVLEWLEDHERDVPTETVDQAFDVLASERRRLFLNVMRCYGESITLPDAAEEVAVRETGDSVQELSAEHVADVYISLYHDHLPRLVGTGLVEYDQERDLVSPVQIQ from the coding sequence ATGACTGCTACGTCTAACTCCGAGTTCGACCGTTCGGAATTCGTGCTCGCAGTTCTCGAGTGGCTCGAGGACCACGAGCGCGACGTCCCGACCGAGACGGTCGACCAGGCGTTCGACGTGCTCGCGAGCGAACGACGACGGCTGTTCCTGAACGTGATGCGGTGTTACGGCGAGTCGATCACGCTTCCCGACGCGGCCGAAGAGGTCGCCGTCCGGGAAACCGGTGACTCGGTTCAGGAGCTGTCGGCCGAACACGTCGCCGACGTCTACATCTCGCTGTATCACGATCACCTGCCGCGACTCGTCGGGACGGGACTGGTCGAGTACGATCAGGAACGAGACCTCGTTTCACCCGTTCAAATTCAGTAA